From a single Vanacampus margaritifer isolate UIUO_Vmar chromosome 15, RoL_Vmar_1.0, whole genome shotgun sequence genomic region:
- the gba3 gene encoding cytosolic beta-glucosidase, producing the protein MFPPDFAWGAATAAYQIEGGWQADGKGQSIWDTFCHDESRVCGAQTGDVACNSYELWEKDLHCIQQLGLTHYRLSFSWARLLADGTTGHVNQKGVQYYNKLIDDLLSCDVSPMVTLYHFDLPQALQERGGWKSSAIAALFDGYARFCFQTFGDRVKLWLTINEPYVCAKLGHEDGIHAPGLKEAGTAAYAVGHNMLRAHVMAWHSYNSLYRSTQGGVVSLAINSDWFEPLRPEHAADVAASDRSLAFTLGWFAWPLYVTGDYPDVMRAAIDAQSRKLGYDGGPRLPVFSEDEPSPLGTADFFALNYYTSRKVKHGCVGERRMSMKQDRDTEEVLDPNWSICGSSWLAVVPCGLRKLLNYIKDTFGNPLVYITENGFCQAGPLVMEDAQRGKFYKETIQEVEKAIAEDGVDVRGYFAWSLLDNFEWADGFDLRFGLFHVDFSDAERRRTIYHSGLEYARIISKYKAAHLK; encoded by the exons ATGTTTCCACCCGACTTTGCATGGGGAGCTGCGACTGCGGCGTATCAAATTGAAG GGGGTTGGCAGGCAGACGGCAAGGGTCAGAGCATCTGGGACACATTTTGTCATGACGAGAGCCGAGTGTGCGGGGCACAGACTGGTGACGTGGCCTGCAACAGCTATGAATTATGGGAAAAAGACCTGCATTGCATCCAGCAACTTGGACTGACCCATTACCGCCTGTCTTTCTCCTGGGCCCGCCTCCTTGCTGATGGGACCACAGGACACGTGAACCAAAAAG GTGTCCAGTACTACAACAAGCTGATTGATGATTTACTGTCATGTGACGTGTCCCCTATGGTCACGCTCTACCACTTCGACCTGCCTCAGGCCCTGCAGGAGCGCGGAGGCTGGAAATCGTCCGCCATCGCCGCCCTGTTTGACGGCTACGCTCGTTTTTGTTTCCAAACTTTCGGGGACCGCGTCAAACTCTGGCTCACCATCAACGAGCCGTACGTGTGCGCCAAGCTAGGCCACGAGGACGGCATCCACGCGCCGGGCCTGAAAGAAGCGGGAACCGCGGCCTACGCGGTGGGTCACAACATGTTGCGTGCCCACGTCATGGCTTGGCACAGCTACAACTCGCTCTACAGGTCAACGCAG GGTGGTGTGGTGTCCCTGGCCATCAACAGCGACTGGTTCGAACCGTTGCGTCCCGAGCACGCCGCCGATGTCGCTGCCTCGGACCGTTCCCTGGCGTTCACCTTGGGATGGTTCGCGTGGCCGCTCTACGTCACCGGGGATTATCCGGACGTGATGAGGGCGGCCATCGATGCTCAGAGCAGGAAGTTGGGCTACGACGGCGGCCCGAGACTTCCTGTCTTCTCTGAGGACGAGCCGTCCCCGTTAGGCACAGCCGACTTCTTTGCCCTGAACTATTACACATCCCGGAAGGTCAAGCATGGATGCGTTGGCGAGCGGCGGATGAGCATGAAGCAGGACCGGGACACGGAGGAAGTCTTGGATCCTAATTGGAGCATTTGTGGCTCATCTTGGTTGGCTGTCGTGCCGTGTGGCTTGCGAAAGCTCCTCAACTACATCAAG GACACATTTGGCAACCCATTGGTCTACATCACAGAAAATGGCTTCTGTCAGGCGGGGCCATTGGTGATGGAGGATGCTCAGCGTGGCAAGTTTTACAAGGAAACCATCCAGGAAGTGGAAAAAG CTATCGCAGAAGACGGCGTCGATGTCCGTGGATACTTTGCCTGGTCACTTTTGGACAACTTCGAGTGGGCCGACGGATTTGATCTTCGCTTTGGATTGTTCCACGTGGACTTTTCAGATGCTGAGAGGAGGCGAACAATATACCACTCTGGACTGGAGTACGCACGGATCATCTCGAAATACAAAGCTGCGCACCTCAAATGA